One segment of Longimicrobium sp. DNA contains the following:
- a CDS encoding LamG-like jellyroll fold domain-containing protein, producing the protein MNTRPLPTPERLQEFWRFSGYGPLASQQPLIAAGDRLLGVAGSTLFAVDIFRGDEPVPDAQVQVQGFPYSFQVGGDPYVTAAAGVVYFMDGDELIALRLSDGLPLQVRDKARAWSPWKPPILQEVSGLLAAGDRVVAVHLADTGATMASGFVAVNGERAFGPIAISDLSPGGIGYGDGAVFFVADGRLHAVNVDFGDRRFERTNGGVAGERLDPAVHPRIAGEVVAAAGTALHLFDVRTGAVVFAPIPPATPGWMWSTPVVARKGELLIASNSGEVVAVNTRDGSVAWRTALAGPREPALLPGHVVVITDGGRMMATLSLADGEVERRMQLPEPARGLAPVVTNETVFIPDARGSIEARAFARQHAAYFDGRTSRIEVQAEERQFDFGGDDFTVEAWIRSSEGGEIVSSHPTEANSGSHGFRLNLGENGELRVAIVSADARRVHAGRTRRTRANDGEWHHVALIRRAGALLALLDGKSLDVFFRDDSQAGLAIGGSSALTIGAYRPAPGREAKHHFQGLIRELRIWDRALDVATVQNNRHVQLTGTEPRLKGLWSLAEVHPPLAKPDPKKPRMAAVRNAVVRHGARSSFVGAASTPADLSLDRSGFPYLLHEEAAQWPYAGTWAARGEQPVSTAPASTNNAIAFATGNALYGVRRADGRRLWQMDLSRGVSAPVADGWRFLVLTAEDGVLEVNAMTGESARVDAFAGLMKGGGGQLAAPAVSPGYIAAGAPHGVVRIVDRQGAAAGLREATVPAPVRELAFEGDRLFVLCGADDAPRIAVIDPDDARRTLFHVGGEAFAAAREWLFCVRDGRPTRLTHSNVAAAQVQAAEAVPGTITGMAAALDQDLLVVATDRGAVHGFGITDLAPRWTAALPQGHAPGSNAARPPTFDAAGRICCTTASGTVAVLHPATGALEGLYRSAQPAVTPPVLGAGTAYYGCAEADDPGASLDGALHSVVFGETTVLRLGLDAAGRPSAETPYARVEIGTVDIDRHTLHLMNPARSCVEAWVNLPPAVPGSPRAPGGGVLALCPTLAGGFDLNLSIDADGTLRYGARSLQRGVWTALRAEAPTTLADGRWHHVAVSRDGDDHVIVYVDGQPLSDVLTTRAEDAPAKTVEGIRAYLGAGAGAELESVAPFCGMIAEVRVWDTFLEPAEIASRMHVKLRGSEPDLLAYWNFDRRHIDDEGPEHHHGELVDTGEQPVWWLTDLAFERPQYPFITTVGTVLAQGAGQPPMYQVEFTVHRADGSGIPGHPLDLWYVRRRDDDPVETMLDGEPITGVVAVAQPEPGAPSPDGRRRVHSLTTGADGSATLLVTPLDQGHAPAIDLRAGFMPRNERFHVNVLLDKQVLVAPIPPALVAQSKLVQDYAYSSGGTINADRDRSTWRTVISALNGDGSLRVGEPLSVWCAEQCTVDVAGRSYAINPENAAELVTDSQGEVAIVFDASALTAPSLMVRAGFMHRNDRVVIAPDQDLHRTLSTVSGADLTENRVTRWTPGMEEGEGEGEPLLAGDYAAHADKVADAIGTVMAAAKPAEADAQAAPRGGAPLLRAQARGQSGRRLLTAEVDPEPMRQPAREPGGDRVVLLRTMGRAPAVVPVNPAGVRVALARNAGFVFETVTDAHGTPAVRFEMLKTRAQVEDERGVATPEPLVLRAWWNDVWDVIEDVAVDVYDGATKIVIAVADQIEVAIHTLVEGVVNIAHIVVTSVTEAVNAIAGFFEQLGVLIMKAIEFLRALFNWKAILRAKDIIQKVFLVSIDSAKRAMSPARIEAALLPLVGAGSVRPRPGGQSIAATSAAAGEPNSPALDEAKGVQGQMVMQKSREGGITTAEAQLPEAAAGDVTFGDLAGRIPSLVSGLVGLSPADMVNRLLDAVKDAMDAGIRTCIREMAAMSAAVVELVDAAMKLLRAEIHIPFVSELYEWITGSRLTLLDVICLALAVPVHLAHLAVTMRTFADDNHDLDERLKSAEQRATMPRLQALAPSPAARLDDVREGVVLRGAARIPKRMDTTVEPLIIVLRAINIAAGVASDVIFTEMMSGGAFESGQARTRGLAKMIKGSTGIATSFLLRFLSTPAWDDRLESGVTPEVWEKLKPEPWMANTILVVQSLGDLITFGGGFKQVWEPSRATAGGIDKVEAGVAVGAIFVFILGITKRAAMMDDMVKTLEDAGANENLVIQVKLFGVRDISMLVARLPWFMFTETGAAFIRRAPGAAQALYYAATVARGSAQVISLGTHVGSVYHFGQKP; encoded by the coding sequence ATGAATACTCGCCCCCTTCCTACGCCGGAGCGCCTGCAGGAGTTCTGGCGCTTTTCGGGCTATGGCCCGCTCGCCTCGCAGCAGCCGCTGATCGCCGCCGGCGACCGCCTTCTGGGCGTGGCCGGCAGCACCCTCTTCGCCGTCGACATCTTCCGCGGCGACGAGCCCGTGCCCGACGCCCAGGTGCAGGTGCAGGGCTTTCCCTACAGCTTCCAGGTCGGTGGCGATCCGTACGTCACCGCGGCGGCGGGGGTGGTGTACTTCATGGACGGCGACGAGCTGATCGCCCTGCGCCTGAGCGACGGACTGCCGCTGCAGGTGCGGGACAAGGCGCGGGCCTGGAGCCCCTGGAAGCCGCCCATCCTCCAGGAGGTGAGCGGGCTGCTGGCGGCGGGCGACCGGGTGGTGGCCGTGCACCTGGCCGATACCGGCGCCACGATGGCGTCCGGCTTCGTCGCGGTGAACGGCGAGCGCGCGTTCGGGCCCATCGCCATCAGCGACCTGAGCCCCGGCGGCATCGGGTACGGCGACGGGGCCGTGTTCTTCGTGGCCGACGGGCGGCTTCACGCGGTGAACGTCGACTTCGGCGACCGGCGCTTCGAGCGGACGAACGGCGGCGTGGCCGGCGAACGGCTGGACCCGGCCGTCCATCCCAGGATCGCCGGCGAGGTGGTGGCCGCCGCCGGGACCGCGCTTCACCTTTTCGACGTCAGGACGGGCGCGGTGGTGTTCGCGCCGATCCCGCCGGCCACACCCGGGTGGATGTGGAGCACACCCGTGGTGGCGCGAAAGGGCGAGCTGCTGATCGCCAGCAACAGCGGCGAGGTGGTGGCGGTGAACACGCGGGACGGTTCGGTCGCGTGGCGCACCGCCCTCGCCGGCCCGCGCGAGCCGGCCCTGCTTCCCGGGCACGTGGTGGTGATCACCGACGGCGGACGGATGATGGCCACGCTTTCCCTGGCGGACGGCGAGGTGGAGCGGCGGATGCAGCTTCCCGAGCCCGCCCGCGGGCTTGCGCCGGTGGTGACCAACGAGACGGTGTTCATCCCCGACGCCCGCGGCTCCATCGAGGCGCGCGCCTTCGCCCGGCAGCACGCCGCGTACTTCGACGGCCGCACGTCGCGGATCGAGGTGCAGGCCGAGGAGCGGCAGTTCGACTTCGGCGGGGACGACTTCACCGTGGAAGCGTGGATCCGCTCCAGCGAGGGCGGCGAGATCGTTTCCAGCCACCCCACCGAGGCGAACTCCGGCTCGCACGGCTTTCGGCTGAACCTGGGCGAGAACGGCGAGCTGCGCGTGGCCATCGTCAGCGCCGACGCCAGGCGCGTGCACGCGGGCCGCACCCGGAGAACGCGCGCAAACGACGGCGAATGGCACCACGTGGCCCTGATCCGCCGCGCGGGCGCCCTCCTGGCCCTGCTCGACGGCAAGTCGCTGGACGTATTCTTTCGCGACGATTCGCAGGCGGGGCTGGCCATCGGCGGGAGCAGCGCGCTCACCATCGGCGCATACCGCCCCGCCCCGGGACGGGAAGCGAAGCACCACTTCCAGGGCTTGATCCGCGAGCTGCGCATCTGGGACCGTGCGCTCGACGTGGCCACGGTGCAGAACAACCGCCACGTGCAGCTTACGGGCACCGAGCCGCGGCTGAAGGGGCTGTGGTCGCTCGCCGAAGTTCACCCCCCCCTCGCCAAGCCGGATCCCAAGAAGCCGCGCATGGCCGCGGTCAGGAACGCCGTCGTGCGGCACGGCGCGCGGTCATCCTTCGTGGGCGCGGCGTCCACCCCGGCCGACCTGTCGCTGGACCGATCCGGGTTTCCCTACCTGCTTCACGAGGAAGCGGCCCAGTGGCCGTACGCCGGCACCTGGGCCGCGCGCGGCGAGCAGCCGGTGAGCACCGCCCCGGCCAGCACGAACAACGCGATTGCGTTCGCCACCGGCAACGCGCTGTACGGCGTGCGCCGGGCCGACGGGCGCAGGCTGTGGCAGATGGACCTGTCGCGCGGCGTTTCGGCGCCGGTAGCCGACGGATGGCGCTTCCTGGTGCTGACGGCGGAGGACGGCGTGCTGGAGGTGAACGCGATGACGGGCGAGAGCGCGCGCGTGGACGCCTTCGCCGGGTTGATGAAGGGCGGCGGCGGCCAGCTCGCGGCGCCCGCCGTGTCTCCCGGGTACATCGCCGCCGGCGCGCCCCACGGCGTGGTGAGGATCGTCGATCGCCAGGGCGCCGCGGCCGGCCTTCGAGAAGCCACCGTCCCCGCGCCCGTGCGCGAGCTGGCCTTCGAGGGGGACCGGCTGTTCGTGCTGTGCGGTGCCGACGACGCGCCGCGGATCGCCGTGATCGACCCCGACGACGCGCGGCGCACGCTCTTTCACGTGGGCGGCGAAGCCTTCGCGGCGGCCCGCGAGTGGCTCTTCTGCGTCCGCGACGGAAGGCCCACGCGGCTCACGCACTCCAACGTGGCCGCCGCGCAGGTGCAGGCGGCCGAGGCCGTTCCCGGCACCATCACCGGAATGGCCGCGGCGCTAGACCAGGACCTGCTCGTGGTGGCGACGGACCGGGGCGCCGTCCACGGCTTCGGCATCACCGACCTGGCGCCGCGCTGGACGGCCGCGCTCCCCCAGGGGCACGCGCCCGGATCGAACGCCGCCCGGCCGCCCACGTTCGATGCCGCCGGCCGCATCTGCTGCACGACGGCGTCGGGAACGGTCGCGGTGCTCCATCCCGCGACCGGCGCGCTCGAGGGGCTCTACCGCTCCGCCCAGCCGGCGGTCACGCCGCCGGTGCTCGGCGCGGGAACCGCGTACTACGGCTGCGCCGAGGCCGACGACCCCGGGGCGTCGCTGGACGGCGCGCTCCACAGCGTGGTGTTTGGCGAAACGACGGTGCTGCGGCTGGGGCTGGACGCGGCCGGCCGCCCCTCGGCCGAAACGCCGTACGCACGGGTGGAGATCGGCACGGTGGACATCGACCGGCACACCCTTCACCTGATGAACCCCGCCCGCAGCTGCGTGGAGGCGTGGGTGAACCTTCCGCCCGCCGTCCCCGGCTCTCCCCGCGCGCCCGGCGGCGGCGTGCTGGCCCTCTGCCCCACCCTGGCGGGCGGCTTCGACCTGAACCTTTCCATCGACGCCGACGGCACGCTGCGCTACGGCGCCCGCTCGCTGCAGCGGGGGGTGTGGACGGCGCTGCGCGCCGAGGCGCCCACCACCCTGGCAGACGGCCGCTGGCACCACGTGGCGGTTTCGCGCGACGGCGACGACCACGTGATCGTCTACGTCGACGGGCAGCCCCTGTCGGACGTGCTCACCACCCGGGCCGAGGATGCGCCCGCGAAGACGGTGGAGGGCATCCGCGCGTACCTGGGCGCCGGGGCGGGAGCGGAGCTGGAGTCGGTGGCTCCGTTCTGCGGCATGATCGCCGAGGTGCGGGTGTGGGACACCTTCCTGGAGCCGGCGGAAATCGCGTCGCGCATGCACGTGAAGCTGCGCGGCAGCGAGCCCGACCTGCTGGCGTACTGGAACTTCGACCGCCGGCACATCGACGACGAGGGACCCGAGCACCACCACGGCGAGCTCGTGGATACGGGCGAGCAGCCCGTCTGGTGGCTGACGGACCTGGCGTTCGAGAGGCCGCAGTACCCGTTCATCACCACCGTGGGAACGGTCCTGGCGCAAGGGGCCGGGCAGCCTCCCATGTACCAGGTGGAGTTCACGGTGCACCGGGCGGACGGATCCGGCATCCCCGGGCATCCGCTGGACCTGTGGTACGTCCGCCGCCGCGACGACGACCCGGTGGAGACGATGTTGGACGGTGAGCCCATCACCGGCGTGGTCGCCGTCGCGCAGCCGGAGCCCGGCGCCCCCTCGCCCGACGGCCGGCGGCGCGTGCACTCGCTGACCACCGGCGCCGACGGCAGCGCCACGCTGCTGGTGACGCCCCTGGACCAGGGGCACGCGCCCGCCATCGACCTGCGCGCCGGCTTCATGCCGCGCAACGAGCGCTTTCACGTGAACGTGCTGCTCGACAAGCAGGTGCTGGTGGCGCCCATCCCCCCGGCGCTGGTGGCGCAGAGCAAGCTGGTGCAGGACTACGCGTATTCCAGCGGCGGAACCATCAACGCCGACCGTGACCGTTCCACCTGGCGCACGGTGATCAGCGCGCTGAACGGCGACGGGTCGCTGCGCGTGGGCGAGCCGCTCTCGGTGTGGTGCGCCGAGCAGTGCACGGTAGACGTCGCCGGGCGCTCGTACGCCATCAATCCCGAAAACGCCGCCGAGCTGGTTACCGACAGCCAGGGCGAAGTGGCCATCGTGTTCGACGCGAGCGCGCTGACCGCCCCCTCGCTGATGGTGCGCGCCGGCTTCATGCACCGCAACGACCGCGTGGTGATTGCGCCCGACCAGGACCTTCACCGCACGCTGTCCACCGTCAGCGGCGCCGACCTTACCGAAAACAGGGTCACGCGGTGGACGCCGGGCATGGAGGAGGGCGAGGGCGAGGGCGAGCCGCTGCTGGCGGGCGACTACGCCGCGCACGCCGACAAGGTGGCCGACGCCATCGGCACGGTGATGGCCGCCGCCAAGCCCGCGGAGGCGGACGCGCAGGCGGCGCCTCGCGGCGGGGCGCCTCTGCTGCGTGCGCAGGCGCGCGGGCAGTCCGGGCGGCGGCTGCTCACCGCCGAGGTAGACCCCGAGCCCATGCGCCAGCCGGCGCGCGAGCCCGGAGGCGACCGCGTGGTGCTGCTGCGCACCATGGGGCGGGCGCCGGCCGTGGTGCCCGTGAACCCGGCCGGGGTGCGCGTCGCCCTCGCGCGGAACGCGGGCTTCGTTTTCGAGACGGTGACGGACGCGCACGGGACGCCGGCGGTTCGCTTCGAAATGCTGAAAACGCGGGCGCAGGTAGAGGACGAGCGTGGCGTGGCGACACCGGAGCCGCTGGTGCTGCGCGCCTGGTGGAACGACGTCTGGGACGTGATCGAGGACGTGGCGGTCGACGTCTACGACGGCGCCACGAAGATCGTCATCGCCGTGGCGGACCAGATCGAGGTAGCCATCCATACGCTGGTGGAGGGCGTAGTCAACATCGCCCACATCGTGGTGACCAGCGTTACCGAGGCCGTGAACGCCATCGCGGGCTTCTTCGAGCAGTTGGGCGTGCTGATCATGAAGGCCATCGAGTTCCTGCGCGCGCTCTTCAACTGGAAGGCCATCCTGCGCGCCAAGGACATCATCCAAAAGGTGTTCCTGGTGAGCATCGACAGCGCAAAGAGGGCCATGTCGCCCGCGCGGATCGAGGCGGCGCTGCTGCCGCTGGTGGGCGCGGGTTCCGTACGGCCACGGCCGGGAGGGCAGAGCATCGCGGCCACCAGCGCCGCGGCCGGCGAGCCCAACTCTCCCGCGCTGGACGAAGCGAAGGGCGTGCAGGGGCAGATGGTGATGCAGAAGTCCCGCGAAGGCGGCATCACCACCGCGGAGGCCCAGCTGCCCGAGGCCGCGGCGGGCGACGTGACGTTCGGTGACCTGGCCGGCAGGATTCCCTCACTGGTTTCCGGGCTGGTGGGCCTTTCGCCCGCCGACATGGTGAACCGCCTGCTGGATGCGGTAAAGGACGCGATGGACGCCGGCATCCGGACGTGCATCCGCGAGATGGCCGCCATGAGCGCCGCGGTGGTGGAGCTGGTGGACGCGGCGATGAAGCTGCTGCGGGCGGAGATCCACATTCCGTTCGTAAGCGAGCTGTACGAGTGGATCACGGGGTCGCGGCTTACCCTGCTGGACGTCATCTGCCTGGCGCTGGCGGTTCCGGTGCACCTGGCCCACCTCGCCGTCACCATGCGCACGTTCGCCGACGACAACCACGACCTGGACGAGCGCCTGAAGTCCGCCGAGCAGCGCGCGACGATGCCGCGGCTCCAGGCGCTCGCCCCGTCCCCCGCCGCGCGCCTGGACGACGTGCGCGAAGGCGTGGTCCTGCGGGGCGCCGCTCGCATCCCCAAGCGCATGGACACGACGGTGGAGCCGCTGATCATCGTGCTGCGTGCCATCAACATCGCGGCCGGAGTGGCGTCGGATGTCATTTTCACCGAGATGATGAGCGGAGGCGCGTTCGAAAGCGGTCAGGCGCGCACGCGGGGCCTGGCCAAGATGATCAAGGGCTCCACCGGAATCGCGACGTCCTTTCTGCTGCGCTTCCTGTCCACACCGGCGTGGGACGACCGGCTGGAGAGCGGCGTGACCCCCGAGGTGTGGGAAAAGTTGAAGCCCGAACCCTGGATGGCCAACACCATCCTGGTAGTGCAGAGCCTGGGCGACCTGATCACCTTCGGGGGGGGATTCAAGCAGGTGTGGGAGCCCTCCAGGGCCACCGCGGGCGGGATCGACAAGGTGGAGGCCGGTGTCGCGGTGGGCGCCATCTTCGTGTTCATCCTCGGCATTACGAAGCGGGCCGCGATGATGGACGACATGGTCAAGACGCTTGAAGACGCGGGCGCCAACGAGAACCTCGTGATCCAGGTAAAGCTCTTTGGGGTCCGTGACATCAGCATGCTGGTCGCCCGCCTGCCGTGGTTCATGTTCACCGAAACCGGCGCCGCCTTCATCCGCAGGGCGCCGGGTGCCGCGCAGGCGCTCTATTACGCGGCAACCGTTGCGCGGGGCAGCGCACAAGTCATTTCCCTGGGCACCCACGTGGGTTCGGTGTACCACTTCGGCCAGAAGCCCTGA